The DNA region ATGATATAAAAGATACTGACTTGGTCGGAAAAGAACTAAATGCAATTGTTGCTGATAGGGTTAGAATAAATAAAGATTGGTATAAAATAGGCGATAGTATAGGTACTTTTGAAATAAAGAAAATTAATGAAAAAAGTGTTATTATTGAAAATGAAAAGAAAAGCTTAGAATTAAAACTAAAACAAGGAAATAAAAATGTCAAAATTAACTAAAAAATTAGCTTTATCACTGATTTTAGCTTTGGGTTTATCAACAGGGTTAAATGCTTCTACTTGCGATAAGAGAGCTTTTAATATCTCCATTACAGATACTGTAACTTTAAATGATATATTAACTCAACTTTCCGATACATGTAATTTTAGTATAGTTGCTAAAGATGCTATTGCAGCAGAAGCATTAAAGAAAGAGTTAGCTGGTGTTAGTATTAAAAATTTATCTCTAAGAGAGGTTTTTAATATTTTAATAAACGAAAACAATTTAGGATATGAGTTTAATAATCAAGCTCTTATGGTTTCAGCTTTACAAACTAAAACTTTTAAAATTGATTATATAACAAGTATTAGAGAGGGTAGTGCTATAGTAAGGGCTTCTACAGATTCATCTCCAAAAGAGTTTGATGCTGAAAGAAATGCGGAAATAATAGATGACAATGTTATAAGAGCTACTGAAAAATTTGATTTCTGGGCAAATGTATCAGATGAGATTACTTATATTTTAAATAATGGAACTGAAAAATATGAGGCAATTCCTCCAATTATAAATCAAAATGCAGGCTTAGTAACAGTAACAGCTACAAAAGCACAGCTAAAAAGGGTTGATGAGTATATAAAAGAGCTTCAAAGAAGACTTAAAAGACAAGTAATGCTAGATGTAACTATAATTGAAGTTCAGTTAAACAATAGCTATACAAAGGGAATTGATTGGTCTAAATTTGAACTTGGTTTTAATACATATGTAGATAATAAAAAAACACCTTCTGTGTTTAATTTTGGCAACCCAGCAAATGGTCAACGCACATTAAATATAATACCAGATGGGGATGCTAATTCAAAATATGGAACATTAACTTCTCAAGGTTGGAGTGGAAAAGCAAGCACTAGTAATGGTGTCTGGGCAATTGGTGCAAATTTAAACTTTAACATAAACGGTGCTATAAATTTCCTTGAAACAAAAGGAAAAACAAAAGTTATTTCTAATCCTAAGGTTATGACTTTAAATAATCAGCAAGCTATTATTACAGTTGGTGATATTTTTAATTATATCTTAATAGAATCAAAAAATTCTTCTGATTCATCTACTACAGTTTCTGAAAATAGAAAAATGTATTCTACATTTATTGGAATTTTATTAAATATTACACCTGAAATTTCAGATCAAAATAAAATAATGTTAAGAATAAATCCAAGTTTAAGTGAACTAAAATACAAAGAAGATGATAAAAAGCAAGATACTCCAAGAAGTATAGCACCAGATACAAGAGAGAAAAAAGTTTCTACTGTTATAACTGTAAATGACGGTGACACTGTTATTTTAGGTGGTATGATAGCACAAAGTAAAGATAAGAAAAATACTAATGTTCCAGTTTTAAGTGAAATTCCACTACTTG from Campylobacter ureolyticus includes:
- the mshL gene encoding pilus (MSHA type) biogenesis protein MshL translates to MSKLTKKLALSLILALGLSTGLNASTCDKRAFNISITDTVTLNDILTQLSDTCNFSIVAKDAIAAEALKKELAGVSIKNLSLREVFNILINENNLGYEFNNQALMVSALQTKTFKIDYITSIREGSAIVRASTDSSPKEFDAERNAEIIDDNVIRATEKFDFWANVSDEITYILNNGTEKYEAIPPIINQNAGLVTVTATKAQLKRVDEYIKELQRRLKRQVMLDVTIIEVQLNNSYTKGIDWSKFELGFNTYVDNKKTPSVFNFGNPANGQRTLNIIPDGDANSKYGTLTSQGWSGKASTSNGVWAIGANLNFNINGAINFLETKGKTKVISNPKVMTLNNQQAIITVGDIFNYILIESKNSSDSSTTVSENRKMYSTFIGILLNITPEISDQNKIMLRINPSLSELKYKEDDKKQDTPRSIAPDTREKKVSTVITVNDGDTVILGGMIAQSKDKKNTNVPVLSEIPLLGNLFKSTGDILSTTELVFIITPRLMDNAGKNIADSLKDLGYSKSLYTYE